The Dioscorea cayenensis subsp. rotundata cultivar TDr96_F1 unplaced genomic scaffold, TDr96_F1_v2_PseudoChromosome.rev07_lg8_w22 25.fasta BLBR01001757.1, whole genome shotgun sequence region TCACTCTAATAGCCTTTCCATCACACATTGGTCACAAGCAAACAACTGTAAAGTTGTTTTCATTGACTTCTACAACACATGCTGCTTAACTAGGCATTTTTCATCATTAATTCTACTAttcattacatatatatatatatatatatttcagttcttttacataaaattttatttaaaatgttaaaccactaaaaaaaaaaactctagttTTCTTCCATTCAAAATGACTTTGTAAGGGAAGTTAACCATATAATGGTACAATGGGACTATATAATTAGAAAGTTGTTATCCTCTAAAGAGTTAAATGTTGGTAAATAATCTCcatgtttatatatacatatattattagaAAATCTTTTATGCTTTCAGAAGTCATTTAGTCTATCCAAGCATCAGCCTACTTTAAAAGTGTGAAAATCTACTAAAAACCATGATTTGCATCAATTTACTACAAGCCTAAAAGCATCACAGGCCAACCATGCCATTTGCAAAAGCTTGCATCATGCAATATTCAATCTCTCTATATATTACTTGAATCACATTACAGCTTCAGACATGACATTTGCAAAAGCTTGCATCATGCAATATTCAATCCCTCTGGATACTACTTGAAGCACACTACTTCAGCTTCAGATATGCCATTTGAGCACATACAATGCCAACATGAAATATCTTTATCGCTTTCTATCACTTCAAGTAAAATATAATGAAGGCAATCAACATAAGTCCATCATATACACAAGTTAGTCCCAACTATTTGGGCTGAGCTACATGAATCCTTTCCTTCCACCATTTCACCTTGTTCTATCAATGGACGAGATACACCTAGCTTAGGTATATCATTTCGTAAAATTTCCGGTAAACACTTCTTAGGACTAATATTCATCTTCTACAATCTTCCACCTGAAAAGCTTCCACCTATCTTATAGTGCATCTACTAATCATCTAAGGACATAGCCATATCATCTTAATCAATTCTCTCTTAACTTGTAAGAAATAGATGCCACTCCCGATCCATTTCGAATAAATTCATTCATTAATCAATTCTTCTTGGGCACACCTAATATCAATTTCAACATTCTCATCTCAGCCACAACTCATCCTTTAAGTATGATGACAAATTCAACTCATTACACAAACCAATCATACAAAGCTTTTGCGAAAATAATTGAATCTTCAACTTAATCTTTTAAAATTGTCATAGTATACTTACGCATGTGATTAACTAAGATGTATCAATATGTCCCTCTTTTCTCCAAAATTTTAAGCAATAAATCATGCGCATTATTACAAAATATCAAACTACATTGATTTGCATGTACCATCACCATCAAACCCTGCTCTCAACCATCTTCCCCATTTCATCAATTGTGGTTTCTAGTTCAGTCATAAATAAATTGATACAGTTACAATAACACATAGGACTTATTAGTATTCCTAGCAGTGCTGTTATAGACATTTGCTACAATCCACACATTATCTGGGACACATAATAACAAAGCACAAAACTAACCGCATGGCCTCATTGGTGATGCATATTAGAAGCttggtataaataaataaataaattagaatgaaTCGAATAgatgaagaaatcaagaaatttaAATAGGTGCTGAACAGGCTTGCATAACTAACAAACAAGTACCTTATCAGAAGAAGAATAGATTTATAGTTTTCAAATCAAGAAACCAAAAGCATCAAGAATCACTGATCGTTAAAACAAGCTGCTTTTGCTCtgtatttttccaaaacaaatgAAACTAGAATAAAAGTATTAATTCTTAATGAACCACATTTGAATAAGGGGGAAAATGAGGATGTCACTTCGGAATTACCTTAGAATCCATACTACAAAGATATAGAATTAAATATTAAGAATATGTGGCTGAAATCCAAGCACAGGCTACCTTACCTAAAAGCTTTAAAGTACAGAGAGTTTGCAATAAAGGGTCAATACCGGTAGGTTGGAAGACTTAATTGCTTCAGAGTTTATTAACATGCTAATGAATACAACAAGCTCATAGGCTCCCAAGCTTGCAAATCTATACCAAAATCAAATAAgtcttattaaaataaaaaaataaattagcgTTACAATCCAAATATCAAAAACAGAATCTAAATTTGCTTaccaaaaaagggaaaaagaaaaaagagaagaagaaaaaaaacaagagaatatGCTTATAATAATACTTCAAGATAAACTCTTAAAACTTGGATGCGGAAATgcattcaatgaaaaaaaaaacaaagaaagaaagaaaactttgCATATATGAATCAAATTCCGaaggaaatcaaaattaaaagatgCTCGTGGCTATATACCAAGAACATATGATGATTCTACAAGTAATCAAGATTCAAATATatactgaaaaataaaagatggaaGCTCACCAGCATCAGCTCCCATGGCGTTTGACCTTAGCAAACTGGATCTGGCAATCAGCAAACAGTTGCATCCTCTGTACCTCCAACCACTTGGCGAACTCCATTCTTTGCTTCTCCATCTCAATCAAATGTTGATGCTTTGCCTCCTCCACTCTCTCATAGATCTCTCCAAACATTTCTATAGCCCTGACAACCTCTTGAATCCCATTACCCCCTCCAATGCACCTCGTAAGCCCTCTCCCCAATTTCCTCTTACAAGATCTCGAAGATCTAGAAGACTCCTCTTCCTCGatctcctcctccacctcctccttGGCCGCTGCCGCTGCCGCTGCCATGTAGCTTCTCTGAAAGATCGAATCATCCAAGGGGATCGCTACGGCGGGGCGTTTCGACACAGTTGCAGCAGCAACAGGCAGTGGGGAACTCGTAGGACGCCACGGCAGGGGCAAGGCGACAGGCAGCGAAGGCGACGGAGCCGGTCTCTTGGCGGGAGTGATGGATCCGATTAGATCATCAAGGCGGGAGTAAAAGGGCCATTGGCTAGCAACGGCGCCGGAGGCAACACGGGCCTTCTCCGACTTGTACTTCCTCTTAAGAGTATCGATCCGGTTCTTGCATTGAACATCAGTGCGGTGTGAACGACGGGAAGCGCCAGGCCGGCCATTGACAGCATCGGCGACTTCCTGCCAATCCTTCTGGCGGAGATTGCCGCGATTGAGTTCGAGGTAGCGGGTACCCCATGCTTCGACGAGGGCTTCGGTGGCGTCTTCGCTCCAGCAGTCTTCACGGTAGGGCAAGGCGGGGTTGGGAGGTCGGGGGCGTTCATCCATGGCG contains the following coding sequences:
- the LOC120256963 gene encoding trihelix transcription factor ASIL2-like; this translates as MAAMDERPRPPNPALPYREDCWSEDATEALVEAWGTRYLELNRGNLRQKDWQEVADAVNGRPGASRRSHRTDVQCKNRIDTLKRKYKSEKARVASGAVASQWPFYSRLDDLIGSITPAKRPAPSPSLPVALPLPWRPTSSPLPVAAATVSKRPAVAIPLDDSIFQRSYMAAAAAAAKEEVEEEIEEEESSRSSRSCKRKLGRGLTRCIGGGNGIQEVVRAIEMFGEIYERVEEAKHQHLIEMEKQRMEFAKWLEVQRMQLFADCQIQFAKVKRHGS